From a single Phacochoerus africanus isolate WHEZ1 chromosome 11, ROS_Pafr_v1, whole genome shotgun sequence genomic region:
- the LOC125111388 gene encoding olfactory receptor 56B1 — MSASPKISNSSQFQVSEFILMGFPGIHSWQHWLSLPLAVLYLLAIGANVFILITIYQDPALQQPMYHFLGILSVVDMGLATTIMPKILAIFWFDAKVISLPECFAQIYAIHCFVGMESGIFLCMAFDRYVAICHPLHYPSVVTNAFILKATLFMVLRNGLLVIPVPVLAAQRHYCSRNEIEHCLCSNLGVTSLACDDWKPNSICQLVLAWLGMGSDLSLIILSYTRILRSVLRLNSAEASSKALSTCSSHLILILFFYTVVVVISVTHLAETKATLIPVLLNVLHNVIPPSLNPMVYALRTKELRAGFQKVFPLSLEKKVRHQKSSP, encoded by the coding sequence ATGTCTGCCTCTCCAAAAATCTCCAACAGCTCCCAATTCCAGGTCTCTGAATTCATCCTGATGGGATTCCCAGGCATTCACAGCTGGCAACACTGGCTCTCTCTGCCACTGGCCGTACTCTACCTCTTAGCAATTGGTGCCAATGTCTTCATCCTCATCACCATCTACCAAGATCCTGCTCTTCAGCAGCCCATGTACCACTTCTTAGGCATCCTCTCTGTGGTGGACATGGGTCTGGCCACCACCATCATGCCCAAGATCCTGGCCATCTTCTGGTTTGATGCCAAGGTCATTAGCCTCCCTGAGTGTTTTGCTCAGATCTACGCCATTCACTGCTTTGTCGGCATGGAGTCTGGTATCTTTCTCTGCATGGCTTTCGACAGATACGTGGCTATTTGTCACCCTCTTCACTACCCATCAGTTGTCACCAATGCCTTCATCTTAAAAGCTACCTTGTTCATGGTGCTTCGGAATGGCTTGCTTGTCATTCCAGTGCCTGTGCTTGCAGCCCAGCGTCATTATTGCTCCAGGAATGAGATTGAGCATTGCCTATGCTCTAACCTGGGGGTCACTAGCCTGGCTTGTGATGACTGGAAGCCAAATAGCATCTGCCAGTTGGTTCTGGCATGGCTTGGCATGGGGAGTGATCTCAGTCTTATAATATTGTCATACACTCGGATTCTGCGCTCTGTACTTAGACTGAACTCAGCTGAAGCTTCATCCAAGGCTCTGAGCACGTGTAGCTCCCATCTCATCCTTATCCTCTTCTTCTATACAGTTGTTGTAGTGATTTCAGTAACTCACCTGGCAGAGACTAAAGCTACTCTGATTCCGGTTCTACTCAATGTGCTACACAACGTTATTCCCCCATCCCTCAACCCCATGGTGTATGCGCTTAGGACTAAAGAACTCAGGGCAGGCTTCCAAAAAGTGTTTCCTTTGAGCTTAGAGAAGAAAGTAAGGCACCAGAAATCTTCCCCGTGA
- the LOC125111837 gene encoding olfactory receptor 52N4: MLVLNQTDMNPRSFLLTGIPGLEDLHLWISFPFCSMYVVAVVGNCGLLYLIRCEDSLHRPMYYFLAMLSLTDLVICSSTIPKALCIFWFHLKEISFEECLVQMVLVHTFTGMESGVLMLMALDRYVAICYPLRYATILTHPVIAKAGLSTFLRGVFLIIPFTLLIKRLPFCRGNVIPHTYCDHMSVAKISCGNVKVNAVYGLTVALLIGGFDILCIAASYTMILRAVVSLSSAEARQKAFSTCTAHICAIVFSYSPAFFSFFSHRFGSHTIPPSCHIIVANIYLLLPPTMNPVVYGVKTKQIRDCVIRILSGSKNTKSHDL, from the coding sequence ATGCTTGTGCTGAACCAGACAGATATGAATCCACGCTCCTTCCTTCTCACTGGGATCCCAGGACTGGAGGACCTGCACCTCtggatttccttccctttctgctccatgtatgttgtggctgtggtggggaaCTGCGGGCTCCTCTACCTCATCCGCTGTGAGGACTCCCTGCACAGGCCCATGTATTACTTCTTGGCCATGCTCTCCCTCACCGACCTTGTCATATGCTCCAGTACAATCCCTAAAGCCCTCTGCATCTTCTGGTTCCATCTCAAGGAAATCAGCTTTGAAGAATGCCTGGTCCAGATGGTCCTTGTCCACACCTTCACAGGGATGGAGTCCGGGGTGCTCATGCTCATGGCCCtggaccgctatgtggccatctgctaCCCTCTGCGCTATGCCACCATCCTCACCCATCCCGTCATCGCCAAGGCTGGGCTCTCCACCTTCCTCAGAGGGGTCTTCCTCATCATTCCCTTCACGCTCCTCATCAAGCGCCTGCCCTTCTGCAGAGGCAATGTCATACCCCACACCTACTGCGACCACATGTCCGTGGCCAAGATATCCTGCGGCAACGTGAAGGTCAATGCCGTCTATGGCCTGACGGTGGCCCTCCTGATCGGGGGCTTCGACATCCTGTGCATCGCCGCCTCCTACACCATGATCCTCCGGGCGGTGGTCAGCCTGTCCTCGGCAGAAGCTCGGCAGAAGGCCTTCAGCACCTGCACGGCCCACATCTGTGCCATCGTCTTCTCCTACAGCCcagctttcttctccttcttttcccaCCGCTTTGGGAGCCACACAATCCCTCCATCGTGTCACATCATCGTGGCCAATATCTACCTGCTCTTGCCTCCAACTATGAATCCTGTTGTCTATGGGGTGAAAACCAAGCAGATACGAGACTGTGTCATAAGGATCCTTTCAGGTTCTAAGAACACAAAATCCCATGatttatga